From a region of the Sesamum indicum cultivar Zhongzhi No. 13 linkage group LG3, S_indicum_v1.0, whole genome shotgun sequence genome:
- the LOC105157789 gene encoding phospholipid:diacylglycerol acyltransferase 1, with protein MSLLRRRKGPVQDATQMQDPEEKKPETQKPEKRSKWSCVDSCCWFIGCICVVWWALLFLYNMMPSSFPQYVTEVITGPMPDPPGVKLKKEGLQAKHPVVFVPGIVTGGLELWEGHSCADGLFRKRLWGGTFGEVYKRPLCWVEHMSLDNETGMDPSGVRVRPVTGLVAADYFAPGYFVWAVLIANLARIGYEEKTMYMAAYDWRLSFQNTEVRDQTLSRIKSNIELMVATNGGNKAVIIPHSMGVLYFLHFMKWVEAPAPMGGGGGPDWCAKHIKAVMNIGGPLLGVPKAVSGLFSAEAKDIAVARAIAPGVLDKDLFRIQTLQHIMKMTRTWDSTMSMIPKGGETIWGSLDWSPEEGYVPSKRKQSINSTENPINTESQSKHVHYGRIISFGKDVADADSSEIQRIDFRDAIKGNNVANNTCHDVWTEYHDMGISGIKAVAEYKAYTAGDVLDLLHYVAPKMMERGSAHFSYGIADNLDDPKYSHYKYWSNPLETRLPNAPDMEVYSMYGIGIPTERAYVYKQIPAADCYIPFQIDTSADEEDENRCLKDGVFTVDGDETVPVLSAGFMSAKGWRGKTRFNPSGLKTYVREYDHAPPANLLEGRGTQSGAHVDIMGNFALIEDIMRVAAGATGDELGGDRVYSDIFKWSEKIELPL; from the exons ATGTCGCTGCTAAGAAGGAGAAAGGGCCCAGTACAGGATGCAACCCAAATGCAGGATCCGGAGGAGAAAAAACCCGAGACTCAGAAACCAGAAAAGCGGAGCAAATGGTCTTGTGTGGATAGCTGCTGCTGGTTCATTGGGTGCATATGTGTTGTGTGGTGGGCACTCTTGTTTCTATACAATATGATGCCTTCTTCTTTTCCACAATACGTCACTGAGGTGATAACCGGACCAATGCCCGACCCGCCAGGGGTGAAGTTGAAAAAAGAGGGGTTGCAGGCTAAGCATCCAGTGGTTTTTGTGCCGGGGATTGTGACTGGTGGACTGGAGCTGTGGGAGGGACATAGTTGTGCCGATGGTTTGTTTAGAAAAAGGCTGTGGGGAGGCACATTTGGAGAGGTCTATAAGAG acCTTTATGTTGGGTGGAACATATGTCGTTGGATAACGAAACTGGTATGGATCCTTCTGGTGTAAGAGTCAGGCCTGTCACTGGTCTCGTTGCTGCAGATTACTTTGCTCCAGGATATTTTGTCTGGGCAGTTCTAATTGCTAATCTTGCAAGGATCGGGTATGAAGAGAAAACGATGTACATGGCTGCATATGACTGGAGGCTTTCGTTCCAGAATACAGAG GTGCGTGACCAGACGCTTAGCcgaataaaaagtaatattgaGTTGATGGTTGCTACAAATGGTGGCAACAAGGCAGTAATAATTCCACATTCCATGGGTGTTCTATACTTTTTGCATTTTATGAAGTGGGTTGAGGCACCCGCTCCAATGGGTGGAGGGGGTGGACCAGATTGGTGCGCTAAACATATAAAGGCTGTGATGAACATTGGCGGACCTCTTTTAGGTGTTCCAAAAGCCGTTTCTGGGCTTTTCTCTGCGGAAGCAAAGGATATCGCTGTTGCCAG GGCCATTGCCCCGGGTGTTCTCGATAAGGATTTATTTCGAATCCAAACTCTGCAGCACATAATGAAGATGACGAGGACATGGGATTCGACAATGTCTATGATACCAAAAGGTGGAGAAACCATTTGGGGTAGTCTTGACTGGTCACCTGAGGAAGGCTATGTTCCAAGCAAGAGAAAGCAAAGTATCAATAGTACAGAGAATCCCATCAATACTGAATCACAATCAAAACATGTCCATTATGGAAGAATAATATCTTTTGGAAAAGATGTAGCAGACGCAGATTCTTCTGAGATTCAGAGGATTGACTTTAGG GATGCTATAAAGGGTAACAATGTGGCAAATAACACCTGTCATGATGTTTGGACGGAGTATCATGACATGGGTATCAGTGGCATCAAAGCTGTAGCTGAATACAAAGCTTATACTGCTGGTGATGTATTGGATCTTCTACACTATGTTGCCCCTAAAATGATGGAACGTGGTAGTGCTCATTTTTCATATGGAATCGCTGATAATTTGGACGACCCCAAATATTCACACTATAAATATTGGTCAAATCCATTGGAAACAAG GTTACCAAATGCTCCAGACATGGAGGTGTACTCTATGTATGGGATTGGCATTCCAACAGAAAGAGCTTATGTTTACAAGCAGATCCCAGCTGCAGATTGCTACATTCCGTTTCAGATCGATACATCAGcagatgaagaagatgaaaatCGCTGCCTGAAAGACGGTGTGTTTACAGTTGATGGCGATGAGACCGTGCCTGTTCTAAGTGCAGGCTTCATGAGCGCAAAGGGGTGGCGTGGAAAAACTAGATTCAATCCTTCTGGATTGAAAACTTACGTGAGGGAGTACGATCACGCTCCTCCTGCTAATCTTCTTGAGGGCCGTGGGACCCAGAGCGGCGCTCATGTTGATATAATGGGAAATTTTGCTTTGATCGAGGACATTATGAGGGTTGCTGCTGGTGCTACTGGAGATGAGTTGGGAGGTGATCGTGTGTATTCAGACATCTTCAAGTGGTCTGAGAAGATTGAGTTACCTCTCTAA